In Anopheles gambiae chromosome 2, idAnoGambNW_F1_1, whole genome shotgun sequence, a single window of DNA contains:
- the LOC133392124 gene encoding uncharacterized protein LOC133392124, which translates to MNELTENNNKQYRINKQFDHRLRTLTDTINQLTKEREQVMLNELETIKTIMYIDIINHVLEEIQEAISWTKVSVVSNKILSSPEINSIKTILEDQGVKVELPDEALKLVQPIIAINSNSILYILKIPQLADEEATMLEVFPLSIDNRIIVETPTHLIKTRNKVFKPAKPDEYIQNQYREYIDKCTSNLILGRKSDCSTARKNNTTIKLISDGLIIVDNAKGAALSSSCGPDDKLVSGNLLIRFNDCEVTIMNQTFSSKTISSTVEPYWGAVSITEVRWQHHKPMIRQDAFENIGTMQHSYLQQFNSAWNWSLLGGVLVSTIFTLSLAIFVFTFYKRSIRTIADVLPKIADA; encoded by the coding sequence ATGAACGAGCTAAccgagaacaacaacaaacagtaCCGAATCAACAAACAGTTCGATCACAGGCTACGAACCCTCACTGACACCATAAATCAATTGACAAAAGAACGAGAACAAGTAATGCTGAATGAACTAGAAACCATTAAAACCATAATGTACATCGATATCATCAACCATGTTTTAGAAGAAATTCAAGAAGCAATCAGTTGGACTAAAGTATCAGTAGTTAGCAACAAGATTCTATCATCACCAGAGATAAACTCCATCAAAACCATACTAGAAGACCAAGGAGTAAAAGTCGAATTACCAGATGAAGCGCTAAAGCTAGTACAACCAATTATCGCGATCAACTCGAATTCGATACTCTACATACTGAAGATCCCTCAGCTAGCTGATGAAGAAGCAACAATGCTTGAAGTATTTCCTCTCAGTATCGATAACAGAATCATAGTAGAGACTCCGACGCACCTTATAAAAACACGGAACAAAGTGTTCAAACCAGCCAAACCTGATGAATACATCCAAAACCAATACAGGGAGTACATCGATAAATGCACATCCAATCTCATCCTAGGGAGAAAAAGCGATTGTTCTACTGCAAGAAAGAACAACACGACGATAAAGCTAATATCCGATGGACTTATCATTGTCGACAACGCAAAAGGAGCAGCCCTAAGTTCAAGCTGTGGACCCGATGATAAACTCGTCTCCGGAAATCTTCTGATACGCTTCAACGATTGCGAGGTAACGATAATgaatcaaacattttcttcTAAGACTATCTCCAGCACAGTAGAGCCATATTGGGGAGCAGTATCCATCACCGAAGTCAGATGGCAACACCATAAACCGATGATAAGGCAAGACGCATTCGAGAACATTGGAACGATGCAGCATTCTTATCTCCAGCAGTTCAACAGCGCATGGAATTGGAGCCTACTTGGAGGAGTATTGGTCTCAACAATCTTCACGTTATCCCTGGCGATCTTCGTTTTCACGTTCTACAAACGATCGATACGGACCATCGCAGACGTTCTACCGAAAATAGCGGACGCATGA
- the LOC133392122 gene encoding uncharacterized protein LOC133392122, protein MALRRHRNLERRMKRDEQLNHTLHNMIAEYYHKGYVRKLDSNEIPEVKWFLPIFPIKNPNKPGKIRIVWDAAAKSSHGLSLNCMLLQGPDLLCSLLNILLCFRLGQIAIAGDIREMFHQISMRREDQMYQCFYWTEQDGELAVYTMTVLTFGACCSPCTAQFVKNRNAERFQTTHPKAYEAIVHSHYVDDLLVSVETESEALQLINDVKTVHSARGFEMRNWISNCKSVEAYVNGSVSSEQCMNFSSKSHVEKVLGMWWDTALDVLTYKVWWHRYDTSLLTGNRSPTKREMLQVLMSIFDPLGLIAHFLGYLKVVLQDVWRSRVDWDEPVHIEELKKWMIWIKLLPQIEQVKITRCYSQQYSINDAEDVQLHTFVDAGGSGMAAIVFLRVVHGQNVRCSIVTSKTKVAPLKLTSVPRMELQAALIGARLASTVEKALKIKISRKIFWSDSRDVLCWINSDHRRYSLFVGFRVTEILELSESKEWRYIPIKQNVADDATKWTHPPNLSNDSRWFKGPDFLYEDEHKWPYADNVNNSTDNELKANVLVHTVSATPTIHVEKYSSWRQITKVVGWIKRFVHNIRNRVHVN, encoded by the coding sequence ATGGCTTTACGTCGTCACCGCAACTTAGAACGACGAATGAAAAGAGATGAACAGCTAAACCACACTCTACATAATATGATAGCAGAATATTATCATAAAGGATATGTTCGAAAATTGGATTCAAATGAAATCCCCGAAGTAAAATGGTTTTTACCTATCTTCCCTATTAAAAATCCCAACAAACCAGGAAAGATAAGAATTGTTTGGGACGCAGCAGCGAAGTCTTCGCATGGCCTATCGTTGAATTGTATGTTATTGCAAGGACCGGATCTTTTATGTTCTCTATTGAACATATTATTATGCTTTCGTTTGGGTCAAATTGCGATCGCAGGTGACATTCGTGAAATGTTTCACCAGATAAGCATGCGTAGAGAGGATCAAATGTATCAATGTTTTTATTGGACAGAACAAGATGGAGAACTTGCCGTGTATACTATGACCGTGTTGACCTTTGGTGCATGTTGTTCACCTTGCACTGCCCAGTTCGTGAAAAATCGGAACGCAGAACGTTTTCAAACTACTCACCCCAAAGCATACGAAGCTATCGTTCATTCTCATTACGTTGATGATCTGCTTGTGAGTGTTGAAACAGAAAGTGAAGCCTTACAATTGATAAACGACGTAAAAACTGTTCACAGTGCTAGAGGATTTGAAATGCGTAATTGGATAAGCAACTGTAAATCCGTTGAGGCGTATGTTAATGGAAGTGTTTCTAGCGAACAATGTATGAACTTTTCATCAAAAAGTCACGTAGAAAAAGTTCTAGGCATGTGGTGGGACACTGCCCTAGACGTGCTGACGTATAAAGTGTGGTGGCATCGTTATGATACATCATTGTTAACGGGAAATCGATCACCAACTAAACGAGAAATGCTACAAGTCCTTATGTCCATATTCGACCCTCTCGGGCTAATTGCACATTTTTTAGGATACCTCAAGGTGGTCTTACAGGATGTTTGGCGCTCAAGAGTTGATTGGGATGAACCAGTACATATTGAAGAATTGAAGAAGTGGATGATATGGATAAAACTTCTACCACAAATCGAACAAGTAAAAATAACCCGATGCTATTCCCAGCAATATTCCATCAATGATGCTGAAGATGTTCAACTACATACATTCGTAGATGCTGGAGGGAGCGGAATGGCGGCCATTGTCTTTCTGAGAGTCGTTCATGGACAAAACGTTCGCTGTTCCATCGTAACATCAAAAACAAAGGTGGCACCATTGAAACTAACGTCAGTCCCGAGAATGGAGTTGCAAGCAGCTCTTATTGGAGCTCGACTAGCAAGCACAGTTGAAAAGGCTTTAAAGATCAAAATAtctcgcaaaattttctggaGTGATTCAAGAGACGTATTATGTTGGATTAATTCCGATCACCGCCGATATAGTCTTTTCGTTGGCTTCCGCGTAACTGAGATCCTTGAGTTGTCGGAAAGTAAGGAATGGCGATATATACCCATCAAGCAAAATGTAGCCGATGATGCTACAAAATGGACTCACCCGCCAAATCTATCTAATGATAGTCGATGGTTCAAGGGACCTGATTTCTTATATGAAGACGAACATAAATGGCCTTATGCTGATAATGTAAATAACTCAACAGATAATGAACTAAAAGCTAATGTGTTAGTTCATACGGTTTCTGCCACACCAACCATACATGTAGAGAAATATTCTAGCTGGCGGCAAATAACAAAAGTGGTGGGATGGATTAAGCGATTTGTACATAATATTCGTAACAGAGTACATGTCAATTGA